Genomic DNA from alpha proteobacterium U9-1i:
CAATGTCGGCAGCAGGAATTGCTCGGTGCCGGCGAACACCTGGAAGCCCGGCATTTGCGCCAGCGCGTCTTCCATCGCGCGCCAATCGCCGGACGAATTTTTCACGCCGATAACCGTTTCAGGAAAGGCGGCGCGCAAACGCACGAGCAAAGCTGTGCTGAGCGTGAGGCCCGTCATCAGCGGAAAATCGTAAATGATCACGCGCAAGCGCGGATCGTTCACCGCTTCGATCGCGCGCGCGAACGCCTGAAACAGACCCTCTTCGCTGACGATTTTGTAGTAGAAGGGCGGCAACATCATCACGTTCGGAAAGCCCGCCTCGAGCGCCGCGCGCGTCAACGCGATTGTATCGGGCGCGGCGCAGCAACCGGTTCCGATGACGATGCGTTCCGGCGGAAAGCCTGCTTTGGCGAGAGATCCGATCAGGTCCAATCGCTCGGCCACCGAAAACGAGTTTGCCTCGCCCGTCGTCCCCAGCACCGCAACCCCGCCAGCGCCCTCAGCCAATAGCCAACGCACGTGCGCGGCGAGCGCGGCGTAGTCCACGCTTAGGTCGTCGTTCAGGGGCGTAAGGCTCGCGGCCCACGCGCCGGCGGCAATGTCTGTCATGTGCAACACGCTAGAAGAGTTCGGCCGACGCGGCGAGCGCTTAGGCGTGCGCGATCCTTGTGGCCGTGCGGCAGAAACTTTCACTCCGGTCCGCCTTCGCGGCATCGCCGCTTCGGCGCGACGCGGAGTCCGGGGCGCGCGATCCGCGCTGAGTGGTCTCTGTTAGGGTGCGCTGAACGTCTCCGCTCAACGCCGCGCGCTGCGCGCGCCCCGTTTGTCAGTCGTTTTTCCCGGCTCGGGACCGAGGAGTTGAACAAGGCCGGCTTTCGCCAGCTCGCCTCCTGAACGATGGACCTTCCGGCTTCACCCGCCATCGACGGATTTACACCTTGGGGCTTAGCTCCATTCCCAATTCGCCGGTTCCACGTGCAGAGCTTCCGTTCGCTCTGGACTCTCTGGTTTCACTCCCCAGAGACACATCACGCCGACCGATCCTCACACCCTTCGAAGTTTCGGACGTCTCCGAAGGCTCCTTTGTGTGAGGCGGAGCGATGATACGCCAATTCTGAAGTCCGTCGGATAGAACGCGCGGTTTTTTCGCGGAGCGCCTATGGCGCAAGGCTTTCGCGGCGCGACACGCGGGGATAGCGCATTGCCTATCCAACAAAAGCGCTGAGGACCGCCGGCTTCCAGCCGGCATCAATGTTTCGACCTGCACCGCGTTCGCAGGCTGAAGCGACGTGCCGGCTGGAAGCCGGCGGTCCTCAGAGCCTACATCGCCAATCCGTCTGCGTTTCGCCGATTGGGGTCATCCAGCCTGTTGACGAGGCTCTGCTGGGTGCGCAACGCAATGTCGTCATGACTAGCAGTACAATCTTCGCGGCGGCGCTCCAGTTTCACATTTCAATGGATGTGGCGCGTAACCTCAAGACGCTGGAGCGGCTTCTCGATCCACTCCCTCCTCATGCACTGGCGGTCGCGCCCGAGGGAACGTTGTCGGGCTATCTCCCGGAGCCGGGTTTCGTCGAGCGAATAGACGTTGAGCGCACGTCGCAAGCGATCGCCTCAGTTGAGGCGTTATGTCGGCGAAGAAAGATTCACGTCATCGCAGGCGCATGCATGAAAGATGACGACGGCGCCTGGCGGAACAGCAGCCTCTATTTCGGCCCAAATGGCGAACGAGCGCGCTACGATAAGATCAATCTGGCGCGAAGTGAGCGCGGCACATTCGTTGCCGGGAGTGCCCTGCCTGTATTTGACGTGACCGTGGCCGGTCTGCCGTTGCGGCTCGGCATCCAGATGTGCCGTGAGATACGCTATCCTGAGCAATGGCGCGCACTGGCTGTTCAGGGAGCGCAGGTCTTTGCATACGTGAACAATGCAGTGGGCAGCAAGATTGGGGACGTTCTGTGGCGCGCCCATCTCGTGAGCCGGGCTGGCGAGACGCAACGATTCATTGTTGGCGCAAACAACGCCGCGGCGGATCAAACTTGCCCCACGATAATCATTGCGCCGACCGGTGAGGCCCTCTCGATCTTGCCGCTCGGCACAGATGCGGCGGCAACAGCAAGCCTCGATTTGGAATTGGTCTCGGACTGGGTGCTGGGCCAGGTGCGCGACGATGTCGTTGGCGTCACGCTGAGGGAAAGGCCGAACGACTAGATTGGGCCAATGTCGGCCAGGAGGGCTACAAGGGCCCTTACTGAAACTCAGTGATGATTTGGTCGGAGCGGCGAGATTCGAACTCGCGACCCCTAGTCCCCCAGACTAGTGCGCTAACCGGGCTGCGCCACGCTCCGACGATTTGCGAGAGCCAAGCCTCGCGCGGGGAGCGCCGTCTTAGCGCCCTGGCCGCAAAGCTGCAAACGGATAGGCTTGGCTAGCTCTTGGCGCGTCCGCGCCCGCCTTTTTCGACGAACTCGCGCAGCATTTGCGAGGGGCGGAACGTCACCACGCGGCGCGGCGTGATCGGCACTTCCTCACCGGTCTTAGGATTACGGCCCACGCGCTGACGTTTGGCGCGCACGGTGAAATTGCCGAAGCGCGACAGCTTCACAGTGTCGCCGGCGACGAGTGCGTCTTGCACGTGATCGAGCATCACCGTGAGCAAACGGCTCGCTTCGGTGCGCTGCAGATTTGCGCGGCGCGCCAGCGCTTCCACCAAATCGGCGCGCGTGATGGTCTTGCCAGCCAACCCAAGCCCCCTTGGCGTCGCGGACCTCCAGAAACCCTGGGCGGCCCCGCGTGCGGAGAGAAAACGCTAAGCGGGTCTTGGGTTTAGGTCAAATATTTCAGCGCGTTCATAGTCGCGCCAGGGCCGCGCCCCAGGTCAGGCCGCCGCCCAAAGCTTCCATCAGCACAAGATCGCCCTGCTTCACCCGCCCGTCGCGGACCGCCGTATCAAGCGCGAGCGGCACCGAAGCGGCTGACGTGTTGCCATGAACAGCGACCGTCGACACGACCTTCTCCGTGGGGATCGACAGGCGCCGCGCCACCCCATCGAGGATACGTTGGTTGGCCTGGTGGGGGATGAACCAATCGACCTGATCGATGGTGACGCCGCCCCGCTCGCACGCTTCAAGCATCGCGCCGGAGATGTGCTCCACCGCGTAGCGAAACACCTGATTGCCCTGCATGCGCAGAAGGCCGGTGGTGCGCGTCTGTGATGGGCCGCCATCGACGTAGAGCAGATCGTGCATGCGGCCATCGGTGCGGATGAACGTGGAGATGATGCCGCGCCCGTTGGCGGCCTTCTTATCCAACGCTTCCACGACAACAGCGCCCGCGCCATCGCCGAACAACACGCAGGTGCCGCGATCTTCCCAGTCGATGATGCGCGAAAACGTTTCCGCGCCGATCACGAGCGCGCACTTGGCTTGGCCGCGCGCGACGAAATTGTCCGCGGTTGCGAGGCCGAACACGAAGCCGGAGCAGACGGCCTGGAGATCAAACGCCGCGCCATGCGTCACGCCGAGCGCTGCTTGCACGCGCGCGGCGGTGGCGGGGAATGTCAGGTCCGGGGTAGCCGTGGCGAGGATGATGAGGTCAACGTCGGCCGCTGTGCGGCCCGCGGCGTCGAGCGCTTTTTGCGCGGCGGCGATCGCGAGATCGGAGGTTTTTTCGCCGTCAGCGGCGATGCGGCGTTCGCGAATTCCCGTGCGCGCGACGATCCATTCGTCACTTGTATCGACTTGGCGTGAGAGCTCCTCATTGCTCAGCACGCGGTCGGGCAAGTGTCCGCCGACACCCGTCAGCACGCTGCGAAAGTGCATTAGCCGGCTTCTCCGACGCTGGCCGCCTGCGCGGCTTCAGCGCGTGCAAGCTGCGCAAGATTGCGCGCGATCTCTTCACGATAATGGCTGCGGGCCATCTTCGCAGCGACCTCAATGGCGGCCGCAAAGCCAGGACCATTGGCGCTGCCGTGGCTTTTCACCACGAGGCCGTTGAGCCCCAAGAACAATGCGCCGTTGAAGGTGCCAGGGTCCATGCGCTTACGCAGTTTGGAGAGCGCGGGATACGCAATCGCCGCGCCCAACATGGCCAGCGGGCCGCTGGTGAGCGCCTCTTTCAGGAGCTGCCCCACGAGGCGCGCTGTGCCTTCACCGGTCTTCAACGCGATGTTGCCGGTAAAACCATCTGTCACGACGACATCGACCGTGCCCTTGGAGATGTCATCGCCTTCGACGAAGCCCTGAAAGTTGAGCGCCACGCCGGCTTCGCGAATGAGTTTTGCGGCGGCGCGAATTTCTTCGTGGCCCTTGGCGTCCTCGGCGCCTACGTTCAACAGCGCGACGGTGGGGCGTTCTTTGCCAGAGACGGCGCGCTGAAACGCTTCGCCCATGATCGCGAACTCAACCAATTGCTCGCCGTCGGCCTCGACGTTGGCGCCGACGTCCAACATGACGACGTAACCGCCGTTGGCAGCCGGCCAACGCGCGGCGAGCGCTGGGCGGTGCACGCCCGCCATGGTGCGCAGGCGGAACATGGCGATCGCCATATACGCGCCCGTGTTGCCAGCTGAGACGACCGCATGGGCCTCGCCGTTTTCCACCGACTGCACCGCGTTCCAAAGGCTTGAGCCTTTGCCCTGGCGCAGCGCCTGGCTGGGTTTGATCTCCATACCGATCGCTTTTTCAGCGGGGACGATCGTCGATACCGCGCGCGCGTTGGGATGTTTCTCGAGCAGCGCGCCCAAGCGCGCGGCGTCGCCGTGTATTAGATAACGCACATCCGAACGGGCCTTGGCGGCGTGGTCGACCCCTTCGACGACGATGTCGGGCGCGTGATCACCGCCCATTCCGTCGATCGAAAGCACGAGCGTTTCGGACATTTCTCGTGATGCCTTGCTTACGCAACGGCGCCCCCGGCCGTTCCGGCGCGGACCATAATCGCCGCCGACGGGAAAGCCAAACGCTGGTCGGCGGGAGGTCAGTCCGGCGCCGCTGGCCAGCCATCAAGCCGCATGAGGTCGGCCGCCGGTCGCACCGCCTGGCTTTGCCGCGCGGCGATCGCGTAGGCGGCTAGGGTGGGCGAAAACCCCTCCCCGGCCGCGCCGTTGCGCGCCAGGGCGGTGGCCAGAGCCGCGTCCGGGCCCTCAAGTCCAGCGGCATAAGCGTTCAGCCGGCCATAAAAGTCGCTGGCGATCTTGCGCATGCGCTTTGGGACGGTGAGGTCGCCAACCCCGTCCTCACGGAGGCCAGCGTCGAACGAGCGAAACAGCTTGTCTGTGAACGCTTGCGCCAACGGGGCCAGGGCCGGCTCCGCACGCAACCGGATGAGCGCCAAGCTTGCGTGGAGCGTCATCAGCTCAAATCTGCCGGCCAGCGTATCGGGCGCCCGACCGGCGCCGAAAAAGCTCGGTTGGCGGGCAATCTGCACCACCGCGCCCAACAGGGCTTCAGCATCCCGGTCAGCCCGGGAAGGGCGAAATGGCCAAATCCCCATACCTAGCCTGCGCTCCCCACTTGCCCGGCGGTCCGCACCGCCTTACCAGCTTCTTCGGATTTTACGGCCTGCTTCTGGACCAGATTCTGGGGCCCGCCGCCCACGAGGTGAAGATGGATCGTCAGTTTCTGCGGCTTTCAGCAGCGGCGCTTTTCGTCGCGGCGGGCGCGGCATGCTCGCCGGTGCAGACCTATTCGGGTTTTCGCCCGGAGTACAACAACGTTGAAATCGCCGACCCACAGCCTGGGGTCGATACCCAAGACACCGTTCGCCAGCGCTTTGGCTCACCCTCCACGACCGCCGTGTTCGATCAGACGGCCTGGTACTACATCACCTCGGTGCAGGAGCAGATCGCCTTCTATACGCCGCGCGTAACCGATCGCCGCGTGATGGTGGTGCGTTTTGACGGGCAGAACGTCGCCGCAGTCGAAAAGTACGGCATGGAGCGCGGCCGCATCATCGCTTACGACGACACGATCACGCCCACGCGCGGCCGAGAGCTGGGATTGCTGGAACAGATCTTCGGCAACATCGGCAACACCTCGCCGATCCGGAACAACCAAGAGGAAGAAGGCGGGCGCCGTCCGCGCAACTGATCGCCGGTTCTGCCTTCAACGCCGCAAAAAAACGCCCCGGCTGAAAGCCGGGGCGTTTCGTTTTGGCGTTACGCTGGCGTTCAGCCCATGTGCGCGAGCACGGCGAGCAACAGCAGCGCGACGATGTTGGTGATCTTGATCATCGGGTTCACCGCCGGGCCCGACGTATCCTTGTAGGGATCGCCGACGGTGTCGCCGGTGACGGCGGCTTTGTGGGCGTCGCTGCCCTTGCCACCGTAATGACCTTCTTCGATCAGTTTCTTGGCGTTGTCCCACGCACCGCCACCGGACGTCATCGAGATGGCCACGAAGAGCCCCGTCACGATCACGCCAACCAGCAACGCGCCCACAGCGGCGAGCGCCTGAGCTTCACCAGCGACAGCCCACACCGCGAAGAACAGCACGATCGGCGCAAACACCGGCAGCATCGACGGCACAATCATTTCCTTGATCGCCGCTTGCGTGAGGATATCGACCGCCTTGCCGTAATCGGGCTTCGCAGACCGATCCATGATGCCCGGGATTTCACGGAACTGACGGCGGACTTCTTCGACCACGGCTTGCGCCGCGCGGCCAACGGCTGTCATGGACCAGCCGCCGAACAGGTACGGCAGCAAGCCGCCGACGAAGAGACCGACGATCACGTACGGGTTCGAAAGTGAGAACGACGCGTTGATCTGATCCAACGGCACAGCGGCGAAGAACGGATACTCGCTGGCGTTGGCCGCGTAGTACTTCAAATCCTCGAAGTACGCCGCGAACAGGACCAAGGCGCCCAAACCAGCCGACCCGATCGCGTAGCCTTTGGTCACCGCTTTGGTGGTGTTGCCCACCGCGTCGAGCGCGTCCGTGGTTACGCGCACTTCCTTCGGCAGATCCGCCATTTCCGCGATGCCGCCAGCGTTGTCCGTCACCGGGCCGAACGCGTCGAGGGCGACGATGATGCCGGCGACCGAAAGCATGGTGGTCACGGCGATGGCGATGCCGAACAGCCCGGCGAGCGAGTTGCACGCGACGATGCCCAGCACGATCGTCAGCGCCGGGAGCGCCGTCGATTCCATCGACACGGCGAGGCCTTGGATAACATTGGTGCCGTGGCCGGAAACCGACGCTTGCGCGACGCTCTTCACCGGGCGGAAGCCAGTGCCGGTGTAGTATTCCGTGATCCAAACGATGGCGCCCGTGACGGCCAAACCAACCAGACCACAGAGGAAAAGATCGCCGCCGGTGATGCCCGAGAGCGCTTCATTCGCCGTGCCGAGGCTGCCGGCAATCGGGCCCCAACCGTTCATCAGATAAATGACGCCGGCCAAGCCGATCGCGGACAACACGCCAGCTGCGACCAGACCTTTGTACAGCGCGCCCATGATGTTGTTGGACGGGCCAAGACGCACGAAATACGTGCCTATGATCGAGGTGATGATCGCCATGCCGCCGATCGCCAACGGCAACAGCATGATGTTTGTCACTTCGCTGGCTTCGCGGAACAAGATCGAGGCGAGAACCATCGTCGCGACTGTCGACACCGCATAGGTCTCGAACAAGTCGGCGGCCATGCCGGCGCAATCGCCGACGTTATCGCCGACGTTGTCGGCGATCGTGGCGGGGTTGCGCGGATCGTCTTCTGGGATGCCGGCTTCAACCTTGCCCACCATGTCGCCGCCAACGTCAGCGCCCTTGGTGAAGATGCCGCCGCCGAGACGCGCGAAAATGGAGATGAGCGAAGCGCCGAAGCCGAGCGCGACGAGGCTGTCGACAACGATACGGCTCGTTGGTTCCAGGCCAAGGAAGCGCGTCAGAACGAGATAGTAGAACGCGACGCCGAAGAGAGCGCCGCCGGCGACCAGCATGCCCGTCACCGAGCCTGCCTTGAACGCCATCTTGAGGCCGCCCGCGAGGCTGGTGCGCGAAGCTTCCGCCGTGCGGACGTTGGCCTGCACCGACACGTTCATACCGACGAACCCGGCCGCACCGGAAAGCACCGCGCCAATGATGAAGGCGACCGGAATTTCCCAGGTCTGGAACAGCAGAAAGAGGACGATCGTCACGCCGACGCCGACCCACGCGATCGTGGTGTATTGGCGGTTGAGGTAGGCCTTCGCGCCTTCTTGAATGGCGGCGGCGATTTCCTTCATCCGGTCGTTGCCGGCCGGCGCCTTGGTGATCGCTTGGGTTTCGAGCCAGCCGTAGAGCGCGGCGATTAAGCCAGCGGCGACCACCAGCCACAGAATGAGGTCAGGGTTCATTGTTTCTGCCTTAGGCGCGGGCGCGCCAATTGTGAGATTTAGGGGCTGGCCGCCGCACCGGTTTCTACCGGTCTGCGCTTCCCCCCAGCGGATCGGCGCGGAAATTGCCAAAAACCGACCGCAGACGCAATGGACCGCGACGTGATCTGGCGCCGCAGTATGGTGCTAGCTGGCCTGCCCCCGGCTCGAATAGGTCGAAACAATCGAGATACGGCCCACGGCGCGCTCCCCCAAAGTCTGCACCGCAGCCGCCCTGAACACCTGAAGCGCGAGCGCCTCGTTCAAATGGTTGGGGTCATTTGGGTCGGAGAGCTGATTCGCGTGTGACGCGCGCACCAGTGCGTCGCGCAGGAAGTGCGCGTTCTCCCGGGTGCGCCATAAATCGACGCCCTGAGGAATGTCGATGCGGATCGAAACGAATAAATAGTTCACCAGCTGGCCGTCTCGAACGACCGGCACCGCCAAATAAGGCGCGTCCATGGACCGGCCGGACTCGCCCGCCTCCGCGCCTTCCGCCCCCTTGGCCTTACCGTGCGACGACGGTTGCGCGGCGGCCAAGCCGCCCAACAACGTCGAAGCGATCAACGCCATCGCGATCGCGCGTTTCATCGAAGGTCCTCCGAACCGAAGCCCGGAGAGTCCGCCTTTTTGGTTATCGAGGCCTTACCGGCCAAGCCGATGGCTGTGGCCCGCGTGGGGGATGCGCAGTTCGACCCCGCCTGCGCCGACCACACGCACGCCAGCGCCCGCAAAAACGTCGCCGATCAACGATACGTTCGTTCCGCTTTCGCGCGCTGCCTGCATTATTGCTCCGCGCGCCTCAGGCGCGGCGGTGAACAGCGCCTGGTAGTCGTCGCCGCCGGTGATCATCGCAATGAGCCCGTCCGTGCCGGTTTTGCCGAGGTGGGCATGGCCGGCGGCGCTCAAGGGCACCGCTTCGGCGTCGATTCGGATCGCGACGCCAGAGGCGCTTGCAAGTTTGCCGGCATCGGTGACGAGACCGTCCGAGACGTCCATCGACGCGCGTGCAAACGCGGCGATCGCCCCCGCGAAGCTCATCGGCGGCGACGGCGTTCGATAGGCCGCCCGCACGGCAAGCGCATGAGCGTCCATCTGTTCGCTCGCGCTCGCGCCAACGATCTCAGGCGTGGCGGTGAGCGAGAGCAAACCAAGGTAGGCGTCGCCAATCACGCCCGTCACCCAGAGATGATCACCGGGCTTTGCGTCTGATCGAGATGGCGTGCTGGCGCCCAGAGGTTTGCCGAAGGCGGTAATGGAAATCGTTAGCGGACCGGGCGTTGAAGTTGTGTCTCCGCCAAGCAGAGGCACGTTGAAGGTAAGGAGATCCTCGGCCAAGGCGCGTGCGAAATCGGCGATCTGGGTTGAAGGCCGCTGCTGCGGCCATATCAGCGTCAACAACGCGCCAACGGGCTTCGCGCCTTTCGCGGCGATGTCGGACAAATTCACCCGCAATGCCTTCTTCGCCACGCTGCCGACCGGATCGTCTGCGAGAAAATGCACGCCTTCAACGATCGCGTCGGTCGTGACAATCAAATCGCCGAGCAACGCCACGTCATCAACAAGATCACGCGCGCCCTCGCCTGCGAGCGGCGCGAACAAATTCTTGATGATGTCGAACTCGTCAGCAGGCATGGCGGCCGCTCACGCTTTCTCCTCGGCGGGGCGTAGATCGCGCGCGCAGGCGTCGAGGGTGGCGTTTACGAAACCTGGCTCGGGCCCCTCAAAGAACGCTTTGGCAATCTCGACGTACTCATCGATCACGACCGCCGTTGGGATGTCCTTGCGTTGCTCAAGCTCCACCGCCCCAGCGCGGAGGATTGCACGCGCGACAGCGTCGAGGCGCTCCAACTTCCAACCCTTGTTCAAATGCCTGGCGATGGCGCGGTCGATGGTGCGCTGGCGATCGACGGCGTTTTCCGTCAACGTCTTGAACAATTCCATGTCGCCTTCGTTATCGAGGCGCGGCGCTTCTTCCGTGCGCGGCAGCTTGCCGGCGTCGAAATCAGCCGCAACATCAGCCGTCGAAGCGCCCGACATTTCCATCTGGTAAAGCGCTTGCACGGCGGCCAAACGTGCATTCCGACGGAGCGAGAAATCCGTCACGGCTTCACCTCGGCAAACCGGCGCTTCAACGCAACGACGGAAAGGCAGGCGCGCGTCGCTTCGCCGCCCTTGTCTCCACGGCGGGTATCGGCGCGCTCTTCGGCCTGGGCGAGCGTATTGACGGTAAGAATGCCGTAGCCGATGGCGAGGCCGTCGCGGATGGAGAGATCCATCAGTCCACGCGCGCTCTCGCCGCAAACATAATCGTAGTGCGAAGTCTCGCCGCGCACGACGCATCCGAGGCCGATGTAGCCATCATAGGCGCCCGTCTTCGACGCATGATGGATCGCTGCGGGAATCTCGAATGCGCCTGGCACGATAACGCGATCGAGCGTCGCTTCAGCTTCGGTCGCCGCCGCCTCGGCGCCACGCTGCATCTGATCGGTGACACTGCGATAGTAGGGCGCGACCACCAGCAGCAGGCGCGCGCCCGGCACTTTGGTCACAGCAGATTTCTCAGCGTCCTTCACGAGCTAAACCCGCGCCAGCCATCGATCCTCAAACCGTATCCCTCAAGGCCCACCAATTTGGCCGGCGTGTTCGCGAGCACAACCATGCGCCGCACGCCAAGCTCACGGAGGATTTGCGAGCCGATGCCGATTACGCGTTGCGCGTTCTCGGCCGCCTGCACGTCGTCGAACTCGACACCCATCAGACGCCGGGACAGCGCATCCGGCAGATACTCGCGAAGCAGGACAAGAACGCCGCTTCCGGCCTTGTCGATCTCCGCAATCGATCGCTCGACAATACCTGCCCGCTCACCGAAGCCGCCAAGCACGTCGGCGGCGAAATCCAGCCGATGCACCCGAACAAGCGCAGCCTTGTTGGCGTCGATTGCGCCCTTCACCAACGCCACGTGTTCGACACCGTCCAAGCGGTTTCGAAACAGAACCAGCTTAAAATCACTGCCGCCCCGCACTTCGAACGGCGTCTCGTAGACGCGATCGATAAAGTTCTCGTTGAGCCTGCGATAGGAGATCAAATCCTCGATCGTGCCGATCTTCAAATTGTGCAACTGCGCGAACGCGACGAGTTCCGGCAATCGCGCCATTGTGCCGTCGTCGTTCATAATCTCGCAGATCACGGCCGCGGGATTGAGGCCCGCCGCGCGGGAAATATCGACGCTCGCCTCGGTGTGACCAGCGCGCACGAGCGAACCGCCTTCACGCGCCGTCAATGGAAACACATGGCCCGGTGAAACGATGTCGTCCGCACCTTTGCTGGCGTCAATCGCCACCGCGATTGTATGCGCGCGATCGTGTGCTGAGATGCCGGTCGAAATGCCTTCCTTGGCTTCGATGGAAACCGTGAAGGCGGTCCGCATACGCGCGGCGTTGCGCGGCGCCATCGGTTCCAGCCCAAGCTCTCGCGTGCGCTCCGGCGTCAGGGCGAGGCAGATCAACCCGCGCCCATGCTTGGCCATGAAGTTGACCTGTGCCGGCGTCGCGAATTGCGCGGGAATGACCAGATCGCCCTCGTTCTCCCGATCCTCCGCGTCCACGAGGATGAACATACGCCCTTCGCGCGCCTCTTCGACGATCTCCTCGGTCGAGGAAATCGCACGCTTGAAATCGTCGAGAGGCGAGGCTTGCGCCGCCATTATGTATTTCTCCGCGCGTCAAGGATGCGCGCCACGTAGCGCGCCATCATGTCTGCTTCGAGGTTGACCTTAGACCCTGGCGTCAGTTTCGACAAAGTTGTGACCGCCCAGGTGTGCGGAATGATCAGCAAGCCAAAGCCCTCCGGATCGACCTCGTTCACGGTAAGGGAAACGCCCGCCACGGCGATCGACCCCTTGGGCGCAATCAAATCTGCGATCTGCAGCGGCGGCTTGATGCGTAGCCGCCAGCCTTCGCCGTCTTGCGTGACGGAAATTACCTCGCCCAGACCATCAACATGGCCAAGCACGAAATGGCCGCCCAGTTCGTCACCGGCGCGAAGCGAGCGTTCGAGGTTCACCTTGTCGCCCGTCTTGAGCGAACCAAGCGTGGTGAGCGCCAGGCTTTCGGCGGCGACCTCGACGACATGGCTCATCGTTTCGCGATGCGCGTTGGTTTCCACCACCGTGAGGCAGCAGCCGTCATGGCTGATGCTCGCGCCGATTTCGACCGACGCGTGCTCGTAGGGGCTCTCAATGGTGAGGCGCGTGAGCCCTTCGCGGCGCTCGACCGCCTTCACCTCGCCCAGAGCGGTGACAATTCCCGTGAACATGTGATCCTGCCGCCTTCAGGCCCGCTCGTAGCTTTCCCAGAGATCGGGGCCAAGCGCCTGCACCGCAACCCGGCGCCATCGAGGCGCGTCCGAGAGCCGCGCCAGCGCCAGAGCGCCAAGCGCGGGCCGGCCGTCCGCGCCCAAGAGGATCGGCGCGCGAAACCAGTCGAGGCGGTCGACGGTGTTCGCCGCGATTAGCGACGCCGCCAATTTGCCACCGCCCTCAACCAGAACGCTTTCCACGTCGAGGGCAGCTAGGCGCTCGAGGACGGCGACCATGTCGAGGCCGTCGGGGCCAGCCGGCGCTTGCTCCACGCGCACGCCGGCGGCTTCAAGAATGGCGTGCTTCGCCGGGTTCGTGCGTTCGCCGGTGAACACCACAAGCGGCGAGGCGCCGTCGAACAATCGCCCCTCCATCGGGATGCCCAAGCGCGACGTCACCACAACACGCAGCGGTTGGCGCTCCGCGGGCGGATCGGTGCGCGCGAGCAGTGACGGATTGTCGGCGCGCGCGGTCTCGGCCCCGATCATCACCGCGTCATGGGCGGCGCGCATTTGATGCACCATCGCCCGTGAGGCTTCGCTCGTGATCCACTGGCTCTCACCGCTCGCGGTCGCAATACGACCATCAAGGCTGGTGGCAAGCTTGAGCGTGACGTGCGGGCGGGTCATGAGCAGTTGTTCAAGTGCCCTCGCGACGCCGCGCGGTCCAGCGGGTTCGCTCAGTCCTTGCCGCGCTTTTTGCCGGCTTCCTCGATAAAGTCAG
This window encodes:
- a CDS encoding dihydrodipicolinate synthase family is translated as MLHMTDIAAGAWAASLTPLNDDLSVDYAALAAHVRWLLAEGAGGVAVLGTTGEANSFSVAERLDLIGSLAKAGFPPERIVIGTGCCAAPDTIALTRAALEAGFPNVMMLPPFYYKIVSEEGLFQAFARAIEAVNDPRLRVIIYDFPLMTGLTLSTALLVRLRAAFPETVIGVKNSSGDWRAMEDALAQMPGFQVFAGTEQFLLPTLRAGGPGCISATANVTIGKLAKLAAAWREPRADVLQDAATSARLSLQSFPAIPALKEMMAHASGRAAWRNVRPPLVNLNVAQRTEVLALAKTLDLSLPA
- a CDS encoding integration host factor alpha subunit; amino-acid sequence: MAGKTITRADLVEALARRANLQRTEASRLLTVMLDHVQDALVAGDTVKLSRFGNFTVRAKRQRVGRNPKTGEEVPITPRRVVTFRPSQMLREFVEKGGRGRAKS
- a CDS encoding 3-oxoacyl-[acyl-carrier-protein] synthase KASIII, whose amino-acid sequence is MHFRSVLTGVGGHLPDRVLSNEELSRQVDTSDEWIVARTGIRERRIAADGEKTSDLAIAAAQKALDAAGRTAADVDLIILATATPDLTFPATAARVQAALGVTHGAAFDLQAVCSGFVFGLATADNFVARGQAKCALVIGAETFSRIIDWEDRGTCVLFGDGAGAVVVEALDKKAANGRGIISTFIRTDGRMHDLLYVDGGPSQTRTTGLLRMQGNQVFRYAVEHISGAMLEACERGGVTIDQVDWFIPHQANQRILDGVARRLSIPTEKVVSTVAVHGNTSAASVPLALDTAVRDGRVKQGDLVLMEALGGGLTWGAALARL
- a CDS encoding phosphate:acyl-ACP acyltransferase PlsX, whose protein sequence is MSETLVLSIDGMGGDHAPDIVVEGVDHAAKARSDVRYLIHGDAARLGALLEKHPNARAVSTIVPAEKAIGMEIKPSQALRQGKGSSLWNAVQSVENGEAHAVVSAGNTGAYMAIAMFRLRTMAGVHRPALAARWPAANGGYVVMLDVGANVEADGEQLVEFAIMGEAFQRAVSGKERPTVALLNVGAEDAKGHEEIRAAAKLIREAGVALNFQGFVEGDDISKGTVDVVVTDGFTGNIALKTGEGTARLVGQLLKEALTSGPLAMLGAAIAYPALSKLRKRMDPGTFNGALFLGLNGLVVKSHGSANGPGFAAAIEVAAKMARSHYREEIARNLAQLARAEAAQAASVGEAG
- a CDS encoding ubiquinol-cytochrome C chaperone translates to MGAVVQIARQPSFFGAGRAPDTLAGRFELMTLHASLALIRLRAEPALAPLAQAFTDKLFRSFDAGLREDGVGDLTVPKRMRKIASDFYGRLNAYAAGLEGPDAALATALARNGAAGEGFSPTLAAYAIAARQSQAVRPAADLMRLDGWPAAPD
- a CDS encoding outer membrane lipoprotein OmlA; amino-acid sequence: MDRQFLRLSAAALFVAAGAACSPVQTYSGFRPEYNNVEIADPQPGVDTQDTVRQRFGSPSTTAVFDQTAWYYITSVQEQIAFYTPRVTDRRVMVVRFDGQNVAAVEKYGMERGRIIAYDDTITPTRGRELGLLEQIFGNIGNTSPIRNNQEEEGGRRPRN
- a CDS encoding pyrophosphate-energized proton pump, which encodes MNPDLILWLVVAAGLIAALYGWLETQAITKAPAGNDRMKEIAAAIQEGAKAYLNRQYTTIAWVGVGVTIVLFLLFQTWEIPVAFIIGAVLSGAAGFVGMNVSVQANVRTAEASRTSLAGGLKMAFKAGSVTGMLVAGGALFGVAFYYLVLTRFLGLEPTSRIVVDSLVALGFGASLISIFARLGGGIFTKGADVGGDMVGKVEAGIPEDDPRNPATIADNVGDNVGDCAGMAADLFETYAVSTVATMVLASILFREASEVTNIMLLPLAIGGMAIITSIIGTYFVRLGPSNNIMGALYKGLVAAGVLSAIGLAGVIYLMNGWGPIAGSLGTANEALSGITGGDLFLCGLVGLAVTGAIVWITEYYTGTGFRPVKSVAQASVSGHGTNVIQGLAVSMESTALPALTIVLGIVACNSLAGLFGIAIAVTTMLSVAGIIVALDAFGPVTDNAGGIAEMADLPKEVRVTTDALDAVGNTTKAVTKGYAIGSAGLGALVLFAAYFEDLKYYAANASEYPFFAAVPLDQINASFSLSNPYVIVGLFVGGLLPYLFGGWSMTAVGRAAQAVVEEVRRQFREIPGIMDRSAKPDYGKAVDILTQAAIKEMIVPSMLPVFAPIVLFFAVWAVAGEAQALAAVGALLVGVIVTGLFVAISMTSGGGAWDNAKKLIEEGHYGGKGSDAHKAAVTGDTVGDPYKDTSGPAVNPMIKITNIVALLLLAVLAHMG